A window from Azoarcus sp. DD4 encodes these proteins:
- a CDS encoding EAL domain-containing protein, with the protein MAKGAHEGLRTRLSAIVVFVVATVMLPFVLVAAAYLEGRARDDAQTQLVAFSTLVRDLVATQHSLVDNAVSRLADAMALHFSGTYALDPAGRLRREGQPAEVIAADLYRFGEDSAGSVAAIAQRRGTGYRVLASTLWGERSGEVALPLPAAALAALDDGRRWRGQLELDGRRYLLETLPTRNASGTTVGLLLVGVDLAREFQRLRDRLRQFAIGDSGYVFVLDASPGPGYGRFVVHPAQEGGNPLEDSDDADRSVVAEMLARGEGIIAYPWRNAVRGEQASRRKLAAFASFPELGWVIGASSYEDEFGRGAMVLRQVMLGAAATITLTLVVALHFAIGGMVIAPMLRLQRTLRTLSRGNETLVHSASEAELVSGICRVLVDTGGFRLATIELRSDDSASVVLVAEDGAADIFRTTLAAFGGQGLAPAVQAVGERRVVRLGDLADAEPALRAAAMQAGCRALIAYPLSDGARTLGALTIGAAHAGALDQAGVALLKELAEDLAFGIVSQRTAQARHQAEGALRLRERAIEASSDGVLIFALDGGRAVVRDANPAAERILGLPRGALIGSGPAALGVFAGAALGELEAALASGRESLVQADGRRSDGVPFWCECALAPVTAVDGSHVVCVIKDVTERTQYLHQLEHQAKYDGLTGLPNRHLLDDRLTQAIVAARRHQRLLGVAFLDLDHFKLVNDNIGHRLGDLLLGEVARRLTAVLRDGDTAARQGGDEFVVLLADLDDEGDAFRVLNRVQTALAEPVRIDGRVFFVTCSIGVSLYPRDGGDGDTLLKHADIAMYRAKAAGRDAIRFFTAEMNAQLRDRVQLEAALRTAPERGELHVAYQPQVDGSSGRVIGAEALLRWSHPELGAISPTRFIPLAEEIGLIVPIGEWVLRTACRQALAWQAADRPFRIAVNVSARQFRSPDLPARVAEILEETGLPAAVLELELTESMLMGDAEQAEAMLHRLKQIGVAIALDDFGTGYSSFAYLQRFPIDTLKIDQSFVRSMASGARAEAIVAAIIAMAHNLDMRVIAEGVETPLQQRQLFEFGCDEMQGYLFGRPVGAEDFGRGPAMLVDDDAATP; encoded by the coding sequence GATCTTTACCGCTTCGGCGAAGACTCCGCCGGCAGCGTTGCGGCGATTGCCCAGCGCCGTGGCACGGGCTATCGCGTGCTGGCCTCCACCCTGTGGGGCGAGCGCAGCGGTGAGGTGGCGCTGCCCTTGCCGGCGGCTGCACTGGCCGCGCTCGACGACGGGCGGCGCTGGCGCGGCCAGCTCGAACTCGACGGCCGCCGCTACCTGCTGGAGACCCTGCCGACCCGCAATGCCAGCGGCACGACCGTCGGCCTGCTGCTGGTGGGGGTCGATCTTGCGCGTGAGTTCCAGCGCCTGCGCGACCGCCTGCGCCAGTTCGCGATCGGCGACAGCGGTTATGTGTTCGTGCTCGATGCCTCGCCGGGGCCGGGCTACGGCCGTTTCGTGGTCCATCCGGCGCAGGAGGGCGGCAACCCGCTGGAGGACAGCGACGACGCCGACCGTTCCGTGGTCGCCGAAATGCTCGCGCGTGGCGAGGGCATCATCGCCTATCCCTGGCGCAATGCCGTGCGCGGCGAGCAGGCGTCGCGTCGCAAGCTGGCCGCCTTTGCCAGCTTTCCCGAGCTGGGCTGGGTGATCGGTGCGAGCAGCTACGAGGACGAATTCGGCCGTGGCGCCATGGTGCTGCGCCAGGTGATGCTCGGCGCCGCGGCGACGATCACGCTGACCCTGGTGGTGGCGCTCCACTTCGCCATCGGCGGCATGGTGATCGCGCCGATGCTGCGCCTGCAGCGCACGCTGCGGACCCTGAGCCGCGGCAACGAAACGCTGGTGCATTCTGCGAGCGAGGCGGAACTGGTGAGCGGAATCTGCCGGGTGCTGGTCGATACCGGCGGCTTCCGGCTGGCGACGATAGAACTGCGCAGCGACGATAGCGCGTCGGTGGTGCTGGTCGCCGAGGACGGTGCCGCGGACATTTTCCGGACCACGCTGGCTGCTTTCGGCGGCCAAGGTCTGGCGCCGGCGGTACAGGCGGTGGGCGAGCGGCGGGTGGTGCGGCTCGGCGATCTGGCCGATGCCGAACCCGCGCTGCGTGCCGCGGCGATGCAGGCCGGCTGCCGCGCGCTGATCGCCTATCCGCTGAGCGACGGTGCCCGCACGCTGGGGGCGCTGACCATAGGCGCGGCGCATGCCGGCGCGCTCGACCAGGCGGGCGTCGCCCTGCTCAAGGAGCTGGCCGAGGATCTCGCCTTCGGCATCGTCAGCCAGCGCACCGCGCAGGCGCGCCATCAGGCGGAAGGTGCGCTGCGTCTGCGCGAACGGGCGATCGAGGCGTCGAGCGACGGGGTGCTGATCTTCGCGCTCGATGGCGGCCGCGCCGTGGTGCGCGACGCCAACCCCGCGGCCGAGCGCATCCTCGGGCTGCCGCGCGGGGCCCTGATCGGCAGCGGGCCGGCCGCGCTCGGCGTGTTTGCCGGTGCAGCGCTGGGCGAGCTCGAGGCGGCGCTGGCGAGCGGCCGCGAATCCCTGGTCCAGGCCGACGGCCGGCGTAGCGACGGCGTGCCCTTCTGGTGCGAATGCGCGCTGGCGCCGGTGACGGCGGTCGACGGCAGCCACGTCGTCTGCGTCATCAAGGATGTCACCGAGCGTACCCAGTACCTGCATCAGCTCGAACATCAGGCCAAGTACGACGGCCTCACCGGCCTGCCCAACCGCCATCTGCTCGACGACCGCCTGACGCAGGCCATCGTCGCGGCGCGTCGGCACCAGCGCCTGCTCGGCGTAGCCTTTCTCGATCTCGACCATTTCAAGCTGGTGAACGACAACATCGGCCACCGTCTCGGCGACCTCCTGCTGGGCGAGGTGGCGCGGCGGCTGACGGCGGTGCTGCGCGACGGCGACACCGCGGCGCGGCAGGGGGGCGACGAGTTCGTCGTGCTGCTGGCCGATCTCGACGACGAGGGCGACGCCTTCCGCGTACTCAACCGCGTACAGACGGCACTGGCCGAACCGGTTCGCATCGACGGCCGCGTCTTCTTCGTTACCTGCAGCATCGGTGTCAGCCTCTACCCGCGTGACGGCGGCGACGGCGATACCCTGCTCAAGCATGCCGACATCGCGATGTACCGCGCCAAGGCGGCCGGTCGCGATGCGATCCGCTTCTTCACCGCCGAGATGAATGCGCAGCTGCGCGACCGCGTCCAGCTCGAGGCCGCGCTGCGCACTGCGCCGGAGCGCGGCGAGCTGCACGTCGCCTATCAGCCCCAGGTCGACGGCAGCAGCGGCCGGGTGATCGGCGCCGAGGCGCTGCTGCGCTGGAGCCACCCCGAGCTGGGTGCGATCTCGCCAACCCGCTTCATTCCGCTCGCCGAGGAGATCGGCCTGATCGTGCCGATCGGCGAGTGGGTGCTGCGCACCGCCTGCCGCCAGGCGCTGGCGTGGCAGGCGGCCGACCGGCCTTTCCGCATCGCGGTGAATGTGTCGGCGCGCCAGTTCCGTTCGCCCGATCTGCCCGCCCGGGTCGCCGAGATCCTGGAGGAGACCGGCTTGCCCGCCGCCGTGCTGGAGCTGGAGCTGACCGAGAGCATGCTGATGGGCGATGCCGAGCAGGCCGAGGCGATGCTGCACCGGCTCAAGCAGATCGGCGTGGCGATCGCGCTCGACGACTTCGGTACCGGCTATTCCAGCTTCGCCTACCTGCAGCGCTTCCCGATCGACACGCTCAAGATCGACCAGTCCTTCGTGCGCAGCATGGCCAGCGGCGCGCGCGCCGAAGCCATCGTCGCCGCCATCATCGCGATGGCGCACAACCTCGACATGCGGGTGATCGCCGAAGGCGTGGAGACGCCGCTGCAGCAGCGCCAGCTGTTCGAGTTTGGCTGCGACGAGATGCAGGGCTATCTGTTCGGTCGTCCGGTGGGCGCCGAGGATTTCGGCCGGGGTCCGGCAATGCTGGTGGACGACGACGCGGCGACGCCTTAG
- a CDS encoding glycine zipper 2TM domain-containing protein, with translation MKRLNSTLAMLAAAFALSACTTLGGTLIGAAAGAGVGSAVTGGSTAGAVGGAAVGGIIGHEVSK, from the coding sequence ATGAAACGCCTGAACTCGACGCTCGCGATGCTCGCCGCAGCCTTCGCGCTGTCGGCCTGCACCACGCTGGGCGGTACCCTGATCGGCGCGGCGGCCGGCGCCGGCGTGGGTAGCGCGGTCACCGGCGGTTCCACCGCCGGGGCGGTCGGCGGTGCCGCAGTCGGCGGCATCATCGGCCACGAAGTCAGCAAGTAG
- a CDS encoding BON domain-containing protein has translation MRKSIRASLGIAAMLAALSACSGTPTRESTGEYLDDSAITAKVKSAFVQDKTVSALQIKVETFKGSVQLSGYADHAAEAQRAVELARDVPGVKSVKNDIRLKSN, from the coding sequence ATGCGCAAATCCATCCGAGCCAGCCTGGGCATCGCCGCGATGCTCGCCGCCCTGAGCGCCTGCAGCGGCACCCCGACGCGCGAGAGCACCGGCGAATACCTCGACGACAGCGCCATCACCGCCAAAGTCAAGAGCGCCTTCGTGCAGGACAAGACGGTCAGCGCGCTGCAGATCAAGGTCGAAACCTTCAAGGGCAGCGTCCAGTTGTCCGGCTATGCCGACCACGCAGCCGAGGCGCAACGCGCGGTCGAGCTCGCCCGCGACGTGCCCGGCGTGAAGTCGGTGAAGAACGACATCCGGCTCAAATCCAACTGA
- a CDS encoding phospholipid-binding protein MlaC, protein MIRRFLTLLLTLPLLFAPAALAAPGIAADVLVKGVTDEVLAILRQDKALQSGDRHKAVRLIDEKIAPHFDFHRMTSLAVGPTWRQTSFEQREALAREFRTLLVRTYANALTAYRDQTVSFKPTTGPREAGDVTVRSQINQPGATPIALDYRLSRNGDSWKVFDVAVDNVSLVTSYRGNFAAELGKGGPDGLIAALREQNRRFENPPRSGDGRS, encoded by the coding sequence ATGATCCGACGATTCCTTACCCTGCTGCTCACGCTGCCCTTGCTCTTTGCGCCGGCGGCACTTGCCGCGCCGGGCATCGCCGCCGACGTCCTGGTCAAGGGCGTCACCGACGAAGTGCTGGCCATCCTGCGCCAGGACAAGGCGCTGCAATCGGGCGACCGTCACAAGGCGGTCCGTCTGATCGACGAGAAGATCGCCCCTCACTTCGACTTCCACCGCATGACTAGCCTGGCGGTCGGCCCGACCTGGCGGCAGACGAGCTTCGAACAGCGCGAAGCGCTGGCGCGCGAATTCCGCACGCTGCTGGTGCGCACCTACGCCAATGCACTGACGGCCTATCGCGACCAGACAGTGAGCTTCAAGCCCACCACCGGACCGCGCGAAGCCGGCGACGTGACGGTCCGCAGCCAGATCAACCAGCCGGGCGCGACACCGATCGCGCTGGACTATCGCCTGTCGCGCAACGGCGACAGCTGGAAGGTGTTCGACGTCGCGGTGGACAACGTCAGCCTGGTCACCAGCTACCGCGGCAACTTCGCGGCCGAACTGGGCAAGGGCGGCCCCGACGGCCTGATCGCCGCATTGCGCGAGCAGAACCGCCGTTTCGAAAACCCGCCGCGATCCGGCGACGGTCGCAGCTGA
- a CDS encoding CHASE3 domain-containing protein — MHAKLSVHAIQVRGLSRRWRQLTLTLACALVLSLFVSSVWQATTSLAALGTLQAEAVRIGRLDSMLIQLVEAESGARGYLLSRNPAYLEPYHNSLATIEYTLEEIRRDIGSDPRDQEALAQLTGVITLKLRVLSEAVSRGAVGEEAPRGAATSDGRRYMETIRLALAELKGRMAAHSQRSLEASIAHVQRTRWVVAALSGGALVLLAVLFVVLQRQFQLRERLAGLLQDENARLEALVQARTAELSDLASYLTRIREAEQQRLARELHDELGALLTAARMDAAWLGRSLGEAALAPCRERFERLLQTLDSGITLKRRIIDNLRPPLLQELGLVAALRTLGEDFAASDGVEVVLELPAMDIELPPESALALFRIAQEALTNIRRHARARKVTLRFTLTPEQMRLDVEDDGVGFDPALPASRRYGLAGMRHRTQMFRGSFGIDSAPGRGTRIHASLPLAAVVQGQAAAGGQ, encoded by the coding sequence ATGCACGCCAAACTGTCCGTCCATGCCATCCAGGTGCGGGGCCTGTCGCGGCGCTGGCGCCAGCTCACGCTCACGCTCGCCTGCGCGCTGGTGTTGTCGCTGTTCGTCTCGAGTGTCTGGCAGGCGACGACCAGCCTCGCCGCGCTTGGCACCCTGCAGGCCGAGGCTGTCCGCATCGGCCGGCTAGACAGCATGCTGATCCAGCTGGTGGAGGCCGAAAGCGGCGCCCGCGGCTACCTGCTGAGCCGCAATCCGGCCTACCTCGAGCCCTACCACAACAGCCTTGCAACCATCGAATACACGCTGGAGGAGATACGCCGCGATATCGGCAGCGACCCGCGCGACCAGGAGGCGCTGGCACAGCTCACCGGCGTCATCACGCTGAAGCTGCGGGTGCTGTCGGAGGCGGTGAGCCGCGGTGCCGTTGGCGAGGAAGCGCCGCGTGGCGCCGCCACGTCGGACGGACGGCGCTACATGGAGACCATCCGCCTTGCCCTGGCCGAGCTCAAGGGCCGCATGGCTGCGCACAGCCAGCGCTCGCTGGAGGCCTCCATCGCCCACGTCCAGCGCACCCGCTGGGTGGTGGCGGCCTTGTCCGGCGGCGCGCTGGTATTGCTTGCCGTGCTGTTCGTGGTCCTGCAGCGCCAGTTCCAGCTGCGCGAGCGCCTCGCCGGGCTGCTGCAGGACGAGAACGCGCGGCTGGAGGCGCTGGTGCAGGCGCGTACCGCCGAGTTGTCCGATCTGGCCAGCTACCTCACCCGAATCCGCGAGGCCGAGCAGCAGCGGCTGGCGCGCGAACTGCACGACGAACTCGGGGCCTTGCTCACCGCCGCCAGGATGGATGCCGCCTGGCTCGGCCGCAGCCTGGGCGAGGCCGCTCTGGCGCCCTGTCGCGAACGTTTCGAGCGGCTGCTGCAGACGCTGGACAGCGGCATCACCCTCAAGCGCCGAATCATCGACAACCTGCGTCCTCCGTTGCTGCAGGAGCTCGGCCTGGTGGCGGCGCTGCGCACGCTCGGCGAGGACTTCGCCGCGAGCGACGGTGTGGAGGTGGTGCTGGAGCTGCCGGCCATGGACATTGAATTGCCCCCGGAGAGCGCGCTGGCACTGTTCCGCATCGCCCAGGAAGCGCTCACCAACATCCGGCGCCATGCCCGTGCCCGTAAGGTGACCCTGCGCTTCACGTTGACGCCCGAGCAGATGCGGCTGGACGTGGAGGACGACGGCGTCGGCTTCGACCCCGCGCTGCCGGCGAGCCGGCGCTACGGCCTGGCCGGCATGCGCCACCGGACGCAGATGTTCCGCGGCAGCTTCGGGATCGACAGCGCGCCCGGCCGCGGTACCCGCATCCACGCCAGCCTGCCGCTGGCGGCGGTGGTACAGGGGCAGGCGGCGGCGGGCGGTCAGTGA
- a CDS encoding response regulator, with protein sequence MSELTPPPLRVFLVEDSPLLRGLLSDILAELGGIAVIGSAADEAAALQALEARDADLAIVDLQLASGSGIGVLRALNAEPERFGRPRTVVFSAYGHAPLRELCRRLGVDGYFDKAQQMNELIAYVEAARAALAGGH encoded by the coding sequence ATGAGCGAGCTCACTCCGCCGCCCCTGCGTGTCTTCCTGGTGGAAGACTCGCCGCTACTGCGCGGTCTGCTCAGCGACATCCTCGCCGAACTCGGCGGTATCGCCGTGATCGGCAGTGCCGCCGACGAAGCTGCCGCGCTGCAGGCACTGGAAGCGCGCGACGCCGACCTCGCCATCGTCGACCTGCAGCTGGCATCGGGCAGCGGCATCGGCGTGCTGCGCGCACTGAACGCCGAGCCCGAACGCTTCGGGCGGCCGCGCACCGTGGTGTTCTCCGCCTACGGCCATGCGCCGCTGCGCGAGCTGTGCCGTCGCCTGGGCGTCGATGGTTACTTCGACAAGGCGCAGCAGATGAACGAACTGATCGCCTACGTCGAGGCCGCGCGCGCAGCGCTCGCTGGCGGTCACTGA
- a CDS encoding response regulator transcription factor → MLRIAIVDDHEIVRAGFREMLSEETGLQIAFEAASGEEALALLRDTPCDLVLLDLSLPGQSGIDVLRTLRQRHAALRVLVLSGFPEERYALAMLRNGADGYLGKECERDELIRAIHIVAQGRRYVSARVAELLADELAGDASHPAHLQLSERELQVFLRLARGESVSAIAEALKLSVKTVSTYRSRLLEKLEVASNAELAAYAIRHGLILP, encoded by the coding sequence ATGCTGCGCATCGCCATCGTCGACGACCACGAGATCGTTCGCGCCGGTTTTCGCGAGATGCTGTCCGAGGAAACCGGCCTGCAGATCGCCTTCGAGGCCGCCAGCGGCGAGGAGGCGCTGGCGCTGCTGCGCGACACGCCCTGCGACTTGGTGCTGCTCGATCTCTCCCTGCCCGGCCAGAGCGGCATCGACGTGCTGCGCACGCTCCGCCAGCGTCACGCAGCGCTGCGGGTGCTGGTGCTGAGCGGCTTTCCGGAAGAACGTTACGCGCTGGCGATGCTGCGCAACGGCGCCGACGGCTATCTCGGCAAGGAGTGCGAGCGCGACGAGTTGATCCGCGCCATCCATATCGTTGCCCAGGGGCGCCGCTACGTTTCGGCGCGGGTGGCCGAGCTGCTGGCCGATGAACTGGCCGGCGACGCGTCCCACCCCGCTCACCTGCAGCTGTCGGAACGCGAACTGCAGGTCTTCCTGCGGCTGGCGCGCGGCGAATCGGTCTCGGCCATCGCCGAAGCGCTCAAGCTGAGCGTCAAGACGGTCAGCACCTACCGTTCGCGCCTGCTCGAAAAGCTGGAGGTGGCGAGCAATGCCGAGCTGGCCGCCTACGCCATCCGCCACGGTTTGATCCTGCCATGA
- the ruvC gene encoding crossover junction endodeoxyribonuclease RuvC translates to MSTAGRIVATRILGLDPGLRITGFGVIDTLGSQLRYVASGCIKTRDGELPGRLKTLLDGVREVIATYQPDAVAVEKVFVNVNPQSTLLLGQARGAVICGAVSCELPVAEYTALQVKQSVVGYGKAAKEQVQHMVQRLLALDASPGPDAADALACAICHAHGGQGLGGQAGIGGRRRAGRILSL, encoded by the coding sequence GTGAGCACGGCCGGCCGCATCGTCGCCACCCGCATCCTGGGCCTGGACCCCGGCCTGCGCATTACCGGTTTCGGCGTCATCGACACGCTGGGCAGCCAGCTGCGCTACGTCGCCAGCGGCTGCATCAAGACCCGCGACGGCGAACTGCCCGGCCGTCTCAAGACCCTGCTCGACGGCGTGCGCGAGGTCATCGCCACCTACCAGCCGGATGCGGTCGCGGTGGAAAAGGTCTTCGTCAACGTCAATCCCCAATCGACGCTGCTGCTCGGCCAGGCCCGCGGCGCGGTAATCTGCGGCGCGGTATCGTGCGAGTTGCCGGTGGCCGAATACACCGCGCTGCAGGTCAAGCAGTCGGTGGTCGGCTATGGCAAGGCGGCCAAGGAGCAGGTCCAGCACATGGTCCAGCGCCTGCTCGCGCTCGACGCCAGCCCCGGCCCCGACGCCGCCGACGCGCTCGCCTGCGCGATCTGCCACGCCCATGGCGGCCAAGGCCTGGGCGGCCAGGCCGGCATCGGCGGCCGCCGCCGCGCCGGCCGCATCCTGAGCCTGTAG
- a CDS encoding heavy metal-binding domain-containing protein: protein MLMTTTPTLEGKPVQRYLGVVTGEAIIGANIFKDLFASIRNIVGGRAGAYERSLADAREVAMEEMAEQAAKLGANAVVGIDIDYEVLGADNGMLMVCVSGTAVVTA, encoded by the coding sequence ATGCTGATGACCACCACTCCCACGCTCGAAGGCAAGCCGGTACAGCGCTATCTCGGCGTCGTCACCGGCGAAGCCATCATCGGCGCCAACATCTTCAAGGATCTGTTCGCCTCGATCCGCAACATCGTCGGCGGTCGCGCCGGCGCCTACGAGCGCTCGCTCGCCGACGCGCGCGAAGTGGCGATGGAGGAAATGGCCGAGCAGGCCGCCAAACTCGGCGCCAACGCGGTCGTCGGTATCGACATCGACTACGAAGTGCTCGGCGCCGACAACGGCATGCTGATGGTGTGCGTCAGCGGCACCGCGGTAGTCACCGCTTGA
- a CDS encoding DMT family transporter: MTTPAPAQRLMPLLFVLLWSTGFIGAKFGLPYAEPLTFLCARYVLVVLLMTAVVFAMRAPWPRSAREVAHIGITGVLVHALYLGGVFVAIHRGLPAGVTALVVGMQPLLTALGAGFLLGERVSMRQWAGLALGFAGVTMVVSNKVAVGGVGTDELAHMLAPALAALAGITVGTLYQKRFCPRFDLRTGSVIQFLPTLALSALVASQTETMSIQWSGEFVFALLWLVLILSLGAITLLNLLIRSGSAVNVASLFYLTPPTTALIAWAMFGETLTGLALAGMVVAVAGVWLARKG; this comes from the coding sequence ATGACGACGCCCGCCCCCGCCCAGCGCCTGATGCCCTTGCTGTTCGTGCTGCTGTGGAGCACCGGCTTCATCGGCGCCAAGTTCGGCCTGCCCTATGCCGAGCCGCTCACCTTCCTGTGCGCACGCTACGTGCTGGTGGTGCTGCTGATGACTGCAGTCGTGTTCGCCATGCGCGCACCCTGGCCGCGCAGTGCCCGCGAAGTGGCGCACATCGGCATCACCGGGGTGCTGGTGCACGCGCTGTACCTGGGCGGTGTCTTCGTCGCCATCCATCGCGGCCTGCCGGCGGGCGTCACTGCACTGGTCGTCGGCATGCAGCCGCTGCTCACCGCGCTCGGCGCCGGCTTCCTGCTCGGCGAGCGGGTGTCGATGCGGCAGTGGGCCGGGCTGGCGCTCGGCTTCGCCGGCGTCACCATGGTGGTCAGCAACAAGGTGGCGGTCGGCGGCGTCGGCACCGACGAGCTTGCCCACATGCTCGCGCCGGCGCTCGCCGCGCTCGCCGGCATCACCGTCGGCACGCTCTACCAGAAGCGTTTCTGCCCGCGCTTCGACCTGCGCACCGGCTCGGTCATCCAGTTCCTGCCCACGCTGGCGCTGTCGGCGCTGGTCGCCAGCCAGACCGAGACCATGAGCATCCAGTGGAGCGGGGAATTCGTGTTCGCCCTGCTGTGGCTGGTGCTGATCCTGTCGCTGGGCGCCATCACCCTGCTCAACCTGCTGATCCGCAGCGGCAGCGCGGTGAACGTCGCCAGCCTGTTCTACCTGACCCCGCCCACCACCGCGCTGATCGCCTGGGCCATGTTCGGCGAGACCCTCACCGGGCTCGCGCTGGCCGGCATGGTGGTGGCCGTGGCCGGGGTGTGGCTGGCGCGCAAGGGCTAG
- a CDS encoding YebC/PmpR family DNA-binding transcriptional regulator, which produces MAGHSKWANIQHRKGRQDAKRGKVFTKLIKEITVAAKMGGGDVSANPRLRLAIDKAKAESMPKDNIENAIKRGTGQLEGVTYEEARYEGYGIAGAAVMVDCLTDNKTRTVADVRHAFSKYGGNMGTDGCVAFQFKHCGQLMFAPGTNEDALMEAALEAGAEDVVPNDDGSIEVITGPWEFTTVKEALEKAGFTAEFGEVTMKAQNETELSGDDAARMQKLLDALESLDDVQEVYTSAVLDE; this is translated from the coding sequence ATGGCTGGTCATTCCAAATGGGCCAACATCCAGCACCGCAAGGGGCGTCAGGACGCCAAGCGGGGCAAGGTCTTCACCAAACTGATCAAGGAAATCACCGTCGCCGCCAAGATGGGCGGAGGCGACGTCAGCGCCAACCCGCGCCTGCGCCTGGCCATCGACAAGGCCAAGGCCGAGTCCATGCCCAAGGACAACATCGAGAACGCGATCAAGCGCGGCACCGGCCAGCTCGAAGGCGTGACCTACGAGGAAGCGCGCTATGAAGGCTACGGCATCGCCGGCGCCGCGGTCATGGTGGACTGCCTCACCGACAACAAGACCCGCACCGTCGCCGACGTGCGCCACGCCTTCTCCAAGTACGGCGGCAACATGGGCACCGACGGCTGCGTGGCCTTCCAGTTCAAGCACTGCGGCCAGCTGATGTTTGCCCCCGGCACCAACGAAGACGCGCTGATGGAAGCGGCGCTCGAAGCCGGTGCCGAAGATGTCGTCCCCAACGACGATGGTTCGATCGAAGTGATCACCGGCCCGTGGGAATTCACCACCGTCAAGGAAGCGCTCGAAAAGGCCGGTTTCACCGCCGAGTTCGGCGAAGTGACGATGAAGGCCCAGAACGAGACCGAGCTCTCCGGCGACGACGCCGCGCGCATGCAGAAGCTGCTCGACGCGCTCGAATCGCTCGACGACGTGCAGGAGGTCTACACCTCCGCGGTGCTCGACGAATAA
- a CDS encoding helicase HerA-like domain-containing protein, translating into MTEPLLIAKTADKELCLLPRLANRHGLITGATGTGKTVTLQKMAESFAGIGVPVFMADVKGDLSGIGAAGVASDKLMQRLAAIGITEFTPRANTTVFWDVYGAAGHPVRATISDMGPLLLARLLNLNDTQAGVLQLVFKIADDNGLLLLDLKDLRAMIQYVGENAKSFTTEYGNVSAASIGAIQRNLLALEEQGGDVFFGEPMLDIADLMQTDGDGRGVINVLAADKLYHSPKLYSTFLLWMLSELFEQLPEVGDLDKPKLVFFFDEAHLLFADAPKALVEKVEQVVRLIRSKGVGVYFVTQNPLDVPETVLGQLGNRVQHALRAFTPRDQKAVKTAADTMRANPAFDAATAITELGVGEALVSFLDEKGRPEIVERGFVIAPASRLGPLTEAERQAAVRASVLYGHYEKAVDRESAYEMLRAQAAAAQPQGGATSAGAPAGEQGGALGGMGDILFGSTGPRGGQRDGLVQIAAKTLTRTIGSSLGREIVRGVLGSLLGGGSRRR; encoded by the coding sequence ATGACCGAACCGCTGCTGATCGCCAAGACCGCCGACAAGGAACTCTGCCTCCTGCCGCGCCTCGCCAACCGCCACGGCCTCATCACCGGCGCCACCGGTACCGGCAAGACGGTGACCCTGCAGAAGATGGCCGAGTCCTTCGCCGGCATCGGCGTGCCGGTGTTCATGGCCGACGTCAAGGGCGACCTCTCCGGCATCGGCGCCGCCGGTGTCGCCTCCGACAAGCTGATGCAGCGCCTGGCCGCGATCGGCATCACCGAATTCACGCCGCGCGCCAACACGACGGTGTTCTGGGATGTCTACGGCGCCGCGGGCCATCCGGTGCGGGCAACGATCTCCGATATGGGGCCGCTGCTGCTGGCGCGCCTGCTCAATCTCAACGATACCCAGGCCGGCGTGCTGCAGCTGGTGTTCAAGATCGCCGACGACAACGGTCTGCTGCTGCTCGACCTCAAGGATCTGCGGGCGATGATCCAGTACGTGGGCGAGAACGCGAAGTCCTTCACCACCGAGTACGGCAACGTCTCGGCAGCCTCCATTGGCGCCATCCAGCGCAACCTGCTGGCGCTGGAAGAGCAGGGCGGCGACGTCTTCTTCGGCGAGCCGATGCTGGACATCGCCGACCTGATGCAGACCGACGGCGACGGCCGCGGCGTCATCAACGTGCTCGCTGCCGACAAGCTCTACCACTCGCCCAAGCTCTACTCCACCTTCCTGCTGTGGATGCTGTCCGAACTCTTCGAGCAGCTGCCGGAAGTAGGAGACCTCGACAAACCCAAGCTGGTGTTCTTCTTCGACGAGGCCCACCTGCTGTTCGCCGATGCGCCCAAGGCACTGGTGGAAAAGGTCGAGCAGGTGGTGCGGCTGATCCGCTCCAAGGGCGTGGGCGTTTATTTCGTCACCCAGAACCCGCTCGACGTGCCCGAAACCGTGCTCGGCCAGCTCGGCAACCGCGTCCAGCACGCCCTGCGCGCGTTCACCCCGCGCGACCAGAAGGCGGTGAAGACCGCTGCCGACACCATGCGCGCCAATCCGGCTTTCGATGCCGCCACGGCGATCACCGAACTCGGCGTGGGCGAGGCGCTGGTGTCCTTTCTCGATGAAAAGGGCCGGCCCGAGATCGTCGAGCGCGGCTTCGTGATCGCGCCCGCGTCCCGGCTCGGTCCGCTGACCGAGGCCGAGCGGCAGGCGGCGGTGCGTGCCTCGGTGCTCTACGGTCATTACGAAAAGGCGGTCGATCGCGAATCCGCCTACGAGATGCTGCGCGCCCAGGCTGCGGCCGCGCAGCCGCAGGGCGGTGCGACGTCGGCTGGCGCACCCGCGGGTGAGCAGGGTGGCGCGCTCGGCGGCATGGGTGACATCCTGTTCGGTTCCACCGGGCCGCGCGGCGGTCAGCGCGACGGACTGGTGCAGATCGCCGCCAAGACCCTGACCCGCACCATAGGCAGCTCGCTCGGTCGGGAGATCGTGCGCGGGGTGCTCGGCTCCCTGCTCGGCGGCGGATCGCG